The Drosophila gunungcola strain Sukarami chromosome X unlocalized genomic scaffold, Dgunungcola_SK_2 000034F, whole genome shotgun sequence genome has a segment encoding these proteins:
- the LOC128260624 gene encoding G2/mitotic-specific cyclin-B-like — MVSTTLKVRGDENASENFQQVQLKKLTGPSQEATTKRAALGDLLQPTDARPNAMARVDNYWKMAQKNISNGNTAAPPKEGGVSALLCANSMRNRIPAKTAVKSTKLTASTNENVNEPALKHDFSNLSKKSLTKLRAALAKPAMGVPEILREPVAKKEVTRMPLIAATTSTMPTIMSLSSKRLAGIEDIDANDKENLVLVSEYVNDIYEYLYQAEQQQPIHKDHLAGQKEVSHKMRSVLINWINDVHLQFHLAPETFQLTVAIIDRYLQVVKDTKRNYLQLVGVTALFIATKYEERCPPAIVDLVFITDDTYTARQIRQMELQILKAIDCNLSRPLPIHFLRRYSKAAGAEDKHHAMSKYLIELASVDYDMASYRPSEIAAASLFLSLHLLNGNYRAGTGFNDRHWTPTLTYYSRYSAAHLRPITRIIAKLARDAPQAKLKAIFNKYQGSNFQKIALRAELNGALMDSIVGQSQW; from the coding sequence ATGGTGAGCACAACACTTAAAGTGCGTGGCGACGAGAACGCTTCGGAGAATTTCCAACAAGTGCAACTGAAGAAATTGACAGGGCCTTCACAGgaggcaacaacaaaacgcGCTGCTTTGGGAGATTTGCTCCAGCCCACAGATGCCCGTCCCAATGCCATGGCTCGAGTGGATAATTACTGGAAAATGGCACAGAAAAACATCAGTAATGGCAATACCGCCGCTCCACCCAAAGAAGGGGGCGTTTCGGCACTTTTGTGCGCAAATTCGATGCGCAATCGCATTCCGGCCAAGACGGCTGTGAAATCCACTAAGCTAACAGCAAGTACCAACGAAAATGTTAACGAGCCCGCCTTAAAACACGATTTCAGCAACCTGTCTAAGAAATCACTGACAAAGCTGAGAGCTGCATTAGCCAAACCCGCGATGGGGGTTCCCGAAATTCTTCGGGAACCAGTGGCCAAGAAGGAAGTGACCAGGATGCCTCTCATCGCTGCAACCACCTCAACGATGCCAACCATCATGTCTCTTTCCAGCAAGCGATTGGCTGGGATCGAGGACATCGATGCCAACGACAAGGAGAACCTGGTGCTGGTCTCCGAATATGTGAACGACATCTACGAATATTTATACCAGGCGGAACAGCAACAACCCATACACAAGGATCACCTGGCCGGGCAGAAGGAGGTGTCTCACAAGATGCGATCCGTGCTGATCAATTGGATTAACGATGTCCACTTGCAGTTCCACCTGGCTCCAGAAACCTTCCAGCTAACGGTGGCCATTATCGATCGTTATCTGCAAGTGGTTAAGGACACCAAGCGCAACTATTTGCAATTGGTGGGAGTGACTGCCCTCTTTATTGCTACCAAGTACGAGGAGCGGTGTCCGCCGGCCATCGTGGATTTGGTTTTCATCACGGACGATACATACACAGCCCGGCAGATCCGTCAAATGGAGCTGCAGATCTTAAAAGCCATCGACTGCAATCTGTCGCGTCCGCTGCCGATTCATTTCCTGCGGCGTTACTCGAAGGCTGCCGGCGCGGAGGATAAGCACCATGCAATGTCCAAATACTTAATTGAGCTAGCTTCTGTGGACTACGATATGGCCTCCTATAGGCCATCGGAGATTGCAGCTGCTTCGCTGTTCCTGTCGCTGCACTTGCTCAATGGAAACTATCGGGCTGGGACAGGATTCAACGACCGCCACTGGACTCCCACCTTGACCTACTACTCGCGTTATTCGGCTGCCCACTTGCGACCCATTACACGGATAATTGCGAAGCTGGCCCGGGATGCTCCCCAGGCCAAACTGAAGGCCATCTTCAACAAGTACCAGGGCAGCAATTTCCAGAAGATTGCCCTGCGAGCTGAGCTAAACGGTGCCCTGATGGACTCCATCGTGGGCCAGAGTCAATGGTAG